DNA from Terriglobia bacterium:
TGACCGAGGATCATCTCGATGACCTTCGGCTTGGCCCCATGTCAGCCGAGAACACCTCAAATTTTGGTACGGCGTTTACGGAGTCGATTGATGCCCGCGACGGTGTGACAACGGGGATCTCGGCTTATGATCGCGCGCGAACTATCCTGGTTGCGATCGATGAACGCACACGCCCCAGCGATCTGGCGCGCCCCGGCCACATCTTCCCTCTCCGCGCCCGCAAAGGCGGCGTGCTGGTTCGCGCCGGGCAGACGGAAGCCTCCGTTGATCTCGCGCGGCTGGCTGGGATGAATCCTTCCGGCGTCATCTGCGAAATCATGAACGACGACGGCACGATGTCCCGTGTGCCCCAACTGACCAAGTTCTGCGCCGAGCACGGCCTGAAAATGTTGACGGTCGCCGAACTCATTCGCTATCGCATGCAGAACGAGCGCTACGTGCACCGCGTCGGCGAGGCGATTGTGCCGACGCGCTTCGGCACCTTCCGCCTGATTGCATACCAATCTCAGCTCGACGGCGAATCGCATATTGCACTGGTAAAAGGCGATGTTGAGAAGTTCGGCGAGGAGCCGACCCTGGTCCGCATGCATGCGCATTGCCTGATTGGTGACGTTTTCAGCGCGACCTGGTGCGAGTGTCGCAGCCTGCTCGAACAGTCCATGCGCATGATCCAGGAGGCCGGACGCGGCGCTATCGTTTACCTGCACCAGAGCTCACGCGGCTTCACATTTGAAGATTTCAAAGGCGAGAAGGCGCTCGTCTTCCACAAGGAAACGCGCCTGCCAACTCTTCCCGAGAGCCAGAGAAAGATTCAGCGCGAGACCGGTGTCGGCGCGCAGATTCTTACCGACCTGAATCTCAAGCGTCTGCGCCTGCTCACGAATCGGCCACGCAAAGTAGCCGCCCTCGAAGGCTTCGGGTTGGAAATAGTCGAGCAGGTGCCAGTGCCGGTAAAGGCTGACATTCCGACCTGCCAGGACTAGATTTCCGCACTCGGCATTCACTCGATCTCAGCTTCAACTTGCGAACGCTGCCGGCAGCGTTCGCTATCTCGATGGCTTCTTCGGTCCTTGTACCGGAGTCGGTGACTGTTGCGGTGCCGGTTCAGGCTGTCCGGGCGGATTCAGCCGGTTGTACTTCTTCAATAGCTGCTGCAACTGATCGTGCGGGATTGCCTGCACGGTGATGTTGTTGGCTCCGGTCATGGTCTGAGCCGCAATCATCGAGTTGACGATCGCTTCTTCCGTGGCTTCCACTGTGGCTGCGAAAAGAGGGTTGATCTCGTCGTTCGGAAGCATCTGGACGGTAGCAATCTTTTTTGCGGAAACGGCGCCCGGGTTCGCCGTGGAGAATGCCAGGATGAGGTCACCCGACGAGTCTTCCCCCAGACCGCCAATGCGTCCCACCCCCAGGATGGCCCTTTTGGCGATACGTCTCAATTGCGTCGGGAGCAGTGGCGCATCGGTGGCTATGACCACGATGATCGATCCGCTGCCCGCGGGCTTTGGTTCGGCGATCGCCGGCGGCACCAGTTCCCTTCCCACAGGAACTCCCGCGATGGTCAGATTGTGAGGGTTGCCGAAGTTGGATTGCACGAGCACGCCGACGGTATAGCCTCCCTGCGTGTCCGGCAGTTTGCGCGACGCAGTTCCGGTACCGCACTTCCAACCGAAGCAGATCATTCCGGTCCCGCCGCCGACGTTGCCTTCGGGGACCGGTCCAGAACTCGCTGTATTCATCGCGGCAAAAACGTCGTCCGGCTTGACGTGGAATCCGTTCATGTCGTTCAGCGGTACGTCGGCGGTCTCGGCCACCACCGGCAGCGAAGCCCAAAGGTCGGCGGTGTAGAGATCGGAGAGAGGGATATAGCCGGTTTTTCCCTGCCAAGCGATGATCGAGTCACGAACGACGCCAACGCTATGGGTATTCGTGATTGCCATGGCGCCCTGCATGAAACCGCTCTCCTTGATCCAGTTTGTACCGGTCATTTCGCCATTGCCGTTGAGCACCGTCGTGGCCGCCATTACGGAATCTTTCGCCGTTTTGCCACGCGGAAAGATGACCGTCACTCCGGTGCGCACGGGGCCTTTGCCGACTACGAGCGGCCCGCTTCCAGAGATCAGCGTGGTCATGCCGACCTCGACGCCCTTCACGTCGGTGATTGCGTTCAACGCTCCGGGTGTTCCCTGGAAAGGAATCCCAAGGTCGCGTGCGCGGATGGGTTTTTCTGTTAAGACATTTGCCGGTTGCTGGGCAACAGCGGCGATTGTCGCGAGTGCCAGGAAAAGCGGGATCAATCGGAATTTCATTCTGCCTCTAAGATTACGGATTCAGTATGACTTTGCCGAACATGTTGCTCTTGGCAAGGTATTCATGCGCGCCTGCCGCATCGCGCAATGGAAAACTCTTGTCGACAACAGGCTGCAGCCGTCCGGCAAATACGTGCTTCATCACCTCGCGAAACTCGCCCATGTTCCCCATGAAGGAGCCGAGCAGGCTCAACTGACGCGAGAATAGCACTCGCAAGTCGATGATGCCCTCGGGTCCGGTGGTCGCACCGCAGGTGACGAGCGTTCCGCCGGGTTTGAGCGAGCGTATGCTCTCGGGCCATGTGGCTTGTCCTACGTGCTCGAATACCACATCGACGCCTTGCTTTGCGGTGATCTCTTTGACGCGCTCCGAGATTTTTTGCGTGTAGTGATCAATCACCAAATCCGCGCCAAGTTCTCGTGCGCGATCCAGCTTCGACTCGCTGCCGGCAGTTGCGATGACGCGGCAGTTCCAGAGCTTCGCAATTTGGATGGCTGCCGAACCCACGCCGGAACTGGCGCCGAGCACGAGGACGGTTTGCCCCGGTTGAATCTTTGCACGGCCGACGAGCATGTGCCATGCCGTCAGGAAGACGAGCGGGACACTTGCGGCCTCGTCATAGGTCAATTCATCTGGGATCGGCAGGACGTTTACGCGGGGAGCTGCAAATAGTTCACTGTCCCCACCGGGCACACGATAGCCGAAAACGCTGAACTGCGGACAGAAGTTCTGCTTCCCGCTGACGCATTTGTCGCAAACTCCGCAAAAATACATGGGGGCGAGCAGGACACGAGTGCCCGGCTTGATGTCCGTTACGTACTCGCCTGCCTCGACGACATCTCCGGCGATGTCGCTGCCGGGAATCTGCGGGAGAGGCACGCCCGGCACACCCTGGCGCACGAAGAGATCCAGGTGATTGAGCGCGACGGCCTTCACACGCACCAGTACCTGGTCTTTGCGCAATACCGGGTCGGGCACATCTTCGTATTTCAACACTTCCGGCCCACCGTGCTGGTGGAATCGGATGGCTTTCATGATGGCGCTCCTCGCGAACCGAAAATGCTATCAGAAACGCAGGACCGACTCACCCAAGAGACGCAGAGGCGCAGAGATTGTCAGGCACAATACTCAAACGAAAAGGGGTTTTGTCACCGCCCCCAGTCCTTTTGATTTTGGGTTTGTGCATCAATTCCTCTGTGCCTCTGCGTCACAGTGGCGAATCGGTTTGCGAACTGTCACACCCCTCGCGGATAATAAACGCATGGACCTCTACGAAGAGATAGTCGCGTTGCGCCGTGCTGGACGCAAGGGCGCCCTGGCGACCATCACCAGCGTTCGCGGATCGATTCCGTCGTTTCGAACGGCAAAGATGCTGGTTCGCGATGACGGCTCGATCATGGGTACTATCGGCGGCGGATGCGTCGAGGCTGACGTTTGGCAGGCCGCGCGCGAGGTCATGGAGCAGGAGAAGCCCCGCTCGCTCAGTTTCGATCTCAATAACAATCCCAGCTATGACACCGGCCTCGTGTGCGGTGGTACCCTGGAGGTCTTTATCGAACCTATTCTTCCTCCGGCGGAACTGTTCATCTTCGGCGCAGGACACGTTGCGCTGAATCTCTCTAAGATGGCGTCCCTCGCTGGTTTCGGCGTATCGATCATCGACGATCGCGAAGCGTATGCCAGTCGTGAACGGTTTCCAGAAGCGCGACAGATCGTTGCCGAGGATTTCGACGCCGCTCTCTCCAGGCTTGAAATTCCCGAACATGCCTATATCGTGATTGTCACGCGCGGGCATCGCGACGATATGCGGGTACTTCGTTGGGCCGTCGATCAGCCGGCCAAGTACATCGGCATGATCGGCTCGAAGCGGAAGGTGCTGTCCATCTACAAAGAGTTGGAGAAGGAAGGCCTTCCAGCAGCGAAATTCGAGCGGATCAATGCCCCGATTGGGCTGGAGATTGGGGCGGTGACGCCGGAAGAAATCGCTGTGGCGATTGTGGCAGAAATGATTGCCGCCCGCCGAGGAGTAGATGCCGGAGCCCTCTCTAAAGCTCGCCCCGTTCAGGACCGGACAGCATCTCACTAGCTGAATTCGTTTGCAGGACGCGCTCCAATTGTTAGCATAGTACTGGCGGTCCCCCGTCCGCCCGGAGGTCTATGTCCAACGGCTCTTCGCGATTCAAGGCGGATTGCGCACCCATCTACGAACCCCTGCTCGGCCAGGCCCTGCTCGACCCTGAGCCGGAGACCCTCGCGGTCGTACACAAGGTGTTCGTGCAATTACTTGAGCGCCTCATTGACAAGCATCTCTCGAACGAGGAGGCCGCACAGGCTCGCGAGCACATGACTTCCCTGCGCGAGTTGCTCGACTATTTGAAATCGACGGGCGAGCATGGCGCGCAGATATTTCCGCACGCCGTAGCTTCGCTGCGTCAGTGGCTCTTCCGCGAGGAACTCGACCCGGTCCTGAAAGGCCAGAATCTGGATGAATTCGGCTTTCTCTGGCTCGACCCGCTTGAGACGGCAGCATTCTGCTCGCACCTGGTTCGGCGCATTGCCGCCACAGATGAAGCCGGCGCCGAGCGCATCGGCAATTTGTCGTCGGAAGCCAAGATCAAGCTGCTGCTCGAAATGGCCAAGCAGTTCCAGATGATGTTCCTGGCGCAGTTGCAGAACGAGGTCGGCAAAGAGCGGTTCGAGGCGGCGACGGAGGCCGGTGCGAAGGAACTGTACGAGTTGTACCATCACTTGCAGAGCCCGATCGGCTTTCTCGTGAATTGCAAGGAGAAGTTCGTGCGCGCGCATTTGCGCGAACTGGTGAAGCACCAGTCGCAGAGCAAGCAGTGATCACCCGGCCACAGGTCCGGAAGCCATGACTCGTTCTCCCAGCTTCTGCGGTTTGATTCTTTCGGCGGGCACTTCGTCCCGCATGGGCAAGGACAAAGCGCTGCTGCCCTGGCCACCGTCGGCACAGCCCTCCGCCGGGCTGATTGATACTTTCCTTGGTGCGCACATTACCGCGCTTCGGCCGCACTGCGACCTGGTTGTGGTGATCGCCGGAGCAAATTTCGATCAACTTGCGCCGGTGGTTTACTCGGTTGGCGGCTTCATGATTCGTAACTCCGCGCCTGAACTGGGCCAATTTGGCTCGCTCAAACTCGGCGTGCAGGATGTACTGAATCGCGGCCGCGACTCGGCCATTGTCGCGCTGGTGGATCGTCCACCCGTTCGTCCTGAAACACTTACGAAGCTTCACGACGAGTTTCTTGCCGCCGAAGAAGGCGTCTGGGGCGTTGTTCCCGAGTATCAGGGCAAACACGGACATCCCTTCTTCGCGGGACGCGATTTGATAGAAGTTTTTCTGCGTGCGCCTATTACGTCAACTGCGCGTGATGTGATGCACTCGCTGGCCGGGCACTTACGCTACATTCCAGTTGACGACCCCCACGTTAGTCTCAACGTGAATACGCCCGAGGACTACTCGCAGTTGTGCAGGTAACCTCTGGGTGACCATGTCCTTTTGACCGGGCTTTACAGCCGCGGCCTTGTTATATATTGAGTTGCGGAGATTTTTGCGCGCCATGCAACGTTCGGCTCCCGCCACAGCATCCACCGGGTTCGTCCAGAAGGTTCTTCACAAGAAACCACGTGTGGCCGTTTTTGATTGCGATGGCACCCTCTGGTCCGGCGATGCCGGCGCCGACTTTTTCTACTACGAGATCGATCGCGGACTGCTCCCAGAGAAGGTAAAGAACTGGGCATTGGCGCGCTACGAGGACTACAAAGCGGGCAAGGTCGACGAAGTGACGATCTGTGGCGAGATGGTCACTATCCACGACGGCATTCCCGATGCCGATATCCGCGCACTTGCGCGCGAGTTCTTCGCCTCAACCATCGCTCAACGTGTCTTCGGAGAGATGCAGGAGTTGACGCACTGCCTCGCCGAAAGCGGCTGCGAAGTCTGGGCGGTCTCCTCAACGAACAGTTGGGTGGTCGAAGAAGGAGTTCGCCGTTTCGGTATCCCGACCGAGCGGGTCGTGGCTGCCCAGGTCGAGATCAGGCACGGCAAGGCCACCAACAAGCTCATCCAGGTGCCGACGGATGAGCTCAAGGT
Protein-coding regions in this window:
- a CDS encoding haloacid dehalogenase-like hydrolase → MQRSAPATASTGFVQKVLHKKPRVAVFDCDGTLWSGDAGADFFYYEIDRGLLPEKVKNWALARYEDYKAGKVDEVTICGEMVTIHDGIPDADIRALAREFFASTIAQRVFGEMQELTHCLAESGCEVWAVSSTNSWVVEEGVRRFGIPTERVVAAQVEIRHGKATNKLIQVPTDELKVTAIQKHIPKMVDAIFGNSIHDLHMLELARMPYVINPNPDLEAVAREKGWPIHKPL
- a CDS encoding zinc-binding dehydrogenase; amino-acid sequence: MKAIRFHQHGGPEVLKYEDVPDPVLRKDQVLVRVKAVALNHLDLFVRQGVPGVPLPQIPGSDIAGDVVEAGEYVTDIKPGTRVLLAPMYFCGVCDKCVSGKQNFCPQFSVFGYRVPGGDSELFAAPRVNVLPIPDELTYDEAASVPLVFLTAWHMLVGRAKIQPGQTVLVLGASSGVGSAAIQIAKLWNCRVIATAGSESKLDRARELGADLVIDHYTQKISERVKEITAKQGVDVVFEHVGQATWPESIRSLKPGGTLVTCGATTGPEGIIDLRVLFSRQLSLLGSFMGNMGEFREVMKHVFAGRLQPVVDKSFPLRDAAGAHEYLAKSNMFGKVILNP
- a CDS encoding XdhC/CoxI family protein; this encodes MDLYEEIVALRRAGRKGALATITSVRGSIPSFRTAKMLVRDDGSIMGTIGGGCVEADVWQAAREVMEQEKPRSLSFDLNNNPSYDTGLVCGGTLEVFIEPILPPAELFIFGAGHVALNLSKMASLAGFGVSIIDDREAYASRERFPEARQIVAEDFDAALSRLEIPEHAYIVIVTRGHRDDMRVLRWAVDQPAKYIGMIGSKRKVLSIYKELEKEGLPAAKFERINAPIGLEIGAVTPEEIAVAIVAEMIAARRGVDAGALSKARPVQDRTASH
- the ribB gene encoding 3,4-dihydroxy-2-butanone-4-phosphate synthase; amino-acid sequence: MTPAAPFCDVPTALDEIRAGRMIIVVDDEDRENEGDLTMAAEKITPEAINFMAKHGRGLVCLAMTEDHLDDLRLGPMSAENTSNFGTAFTESIDARDGVTTGISAYDRARTILVAIDERTRPSDLARPGHIFPLRARKGGVLVRAGQTEASVDLARLAGMNPSGVICEIMNDDGTMSRVPQLTKFCAEHGLKMLTVAELIRYRMQNERYVHRVGEAIVPTRFGTFRLIAYQSQLDGESHIALVKGDVEKFGEEPTLVRMHAHCLIGDVFSATWCECRSLLEQSMRMIQEAGRGAIVYLHQSSRGFTFEDFKGEKALVFHKETRLPTLPESQRKIQRETGVGAQILTDLNLKRLRLLTNRPRKVAALEGFGLEIVEQVPVPVKADIPTCQD
- a CDS encoding nucleotidyltransferase family protein produces the protein MTRSPSFCGLILSAGTSSRMGKDKALLPWPPSAQPSAGLIDTFLGAHITALRPHCDLVVVIAGANFDQLAPVVYSVGGFMIRNSAPELGQFGSLKLGVQDVLNRGRDSAIVALVDRPPVRPETLTKLHDEFLAAEEGVWGVVPEYQGKHGHPFFAGRDLIEVFLRAPITSTARDVMHSLAGHLRYIPVDDPHVSLNVNTPEDYSQLCR
- a CDS encoding P1 family peptidase; amino-acid sequence: MKFRLIPLFLALATIAAVAQQPANVLTEKPIRARDLGIPFQGTPGALNAITDVKGVEVGMTTLISGSGPLVVGKGPVRTGVTVIFPRGKTAKDSVMAATTVLNGNGEMTGTNWIKESGFMQGAMAITNTHSVGVVRDSIIAWQGKTGYIPLSDLYTADLWASLPVVAETADVPLNDMNGFHVKPDDVFAAMNTASSGPVPEGNVGGGTGMICFGWKCGTGTASRKLPDTQGGYTVGVLVQSNFGNPHNLTIAGVPVGRELVPPAIAEPKPAGSGSIIVVIATDAPLLPTQLRRIAKRAILGVGRIGGLGEDSSGDLILAFSTANPGAVSAKKIATVQMLPNDEINPLFAATVEATEEAIVNSMIAAQTMTGANNITVQAIPHDQLQQLLKKYNRLNPPGQPEPAPQQSPTPVQGPKKPSR